In Acinetobacter sp. C32I, one genomic interval encodes:
- a CDS encoding DUF4882 family protein: MKKLIIGTLISMSTMGSALAACTYNLDATNSQISSLGGIPFIAQQSQSGSSPITPYKLKFIDSSQQMAANFLNGLVVGDKLVSNNGTIAFEFKINSFASTKPLNDGELDAQIAFYGQDTTNNSMLSGMLWLHSGYNGVSSYPESARFSGMLRGGSYNLVNGFPQPINPLVSLTPSPVVLPVGNNFRVGVYLNQTTKELGLIVNGVNKGIVLNYEKTLKNIGFFISSTQNRIDSNDSIINQNVGVELITDAASMTLSYPSGTTDICGTTI; this comes from the coding sequence GTGAAAAAATTAATAATTGGTACATTAATCAGTATGAGCACTATGGGAAGTGCTTTGGCCGCCTGTACTTATAATCTTGATGCTACTAACAGCCAAATTTCAAGTTTAGGGGGTATCCCTTTTATAGCTCAACAATCACAATCAGGCAGTTCGCCAATTACTCCATATAAATTAAAATTTATTGATAGTTCGCAGCAAATGGCAGCTAATTTTTTAAATGGATTGGTTGTCGGGGATAAATTAGTATCAAATAATGGCACAATTGCATTTGAATTTAAGATAAACAGTTTTGCATCAACAAAACCTTTAAATGATGGGGAACTGGATGCACAAATTGCTTTCTATGGTCAAGATACTACTAATAACAGTATGTTGTCAGGTATGTTGTGGCTGCATAGTGGTTACAATGGAGTCTCTTCATATCCCGAATCTGCAAGATTTAGTGGGATGTTAAGAGGAGGATCATATAATCTAGTGAATGGATTTCCACAACCTATCAATCCATTAGTAAGCTTAACTCCTTCCCCAGTTGTATTACCTGTAGGCAATAACTTCAGAGTCGGAGTCTATTTAAATCAAACAACCAAAGAGCTTGGTTTAATTGTTAATGGCGTAAATAAAGGAATAGTACTGAACTATGAAAAGACTTTAAAAAATATAGGTTTTTTTATTAGCTCTACTCAAAACCGAATTGATTCTAATGATTCAATTATCAATCAAAATGTAGGCGTTGAGTTGATTACTGATGCAGCAAGCATGACCTTAAGTTACCCATCTGGAACAACAGATATTTGTGGAACAACAATTTGA
- a CDS encoding class II holin family protein has translation MQEQAANAVEAAASTAAATAPKVSYISAGASVAAYAANIDWAVWFSVFIGVISFFTTLYFKRREDKRAQEIHELRKKQYEQTKERLKGDFDDK, from the coding sequence ATGCAAGAACAAGCAGCAAATGCGGTTGAAGCTGCTGCAAGTACAGCCGCAGCAACAGCGCCAAAAGTATCTTATATATCAGCGGGGGCATCAGTGGCAGCGTATGCAGCAAATATTGATTGGGCAGTATGGTTTTCTGTCTTTATTGGTGTGATCTCTTTTTTCACGACGTTGTACTTCAAACGCCGTGAAGATAAGCGGGCTCAAGAGATCCACGAATTGCGTAAGAAGCAGTATGAGCAAACCAAAGAACGGCTAAAAGGAGATTTTGATGACAAGTGA
- a CDS encoding host specificity factor TipJ family phage tail protein: MKRVIICPDPYNQSTWSTADVDDVSAYLKQQFTVFPQNTKIYHNSVAEENDITPLSAEGIKHLQSLEGTFYVVIYPSWIWYVYYAIVAIMAAYSIYSILTMPKPESGQPGSANNELSGRSNRSRVNGRIADIFGNIRAYPDLIAVVYSYYENDIEIEECLMCIGRGYYQIHDCRDGDTDVNGIDGVSVSIYDPDTSIIGSDTIYKVGQSFTTLPLDVAKSASINGQTLVNPNDVVVDGTHIYFTTGGVIRSSESSTDFRNIFAVGDGIAISGAQFGVDNAVLSGPCSVSSDFKVSIDTDVDVAAYADFKGLLLNGANVDIAGINYDLSGQYIVSSVTRTLVGSIYTYVVQLDSPKQVNYNWNYVDADYDLTAGIILNNNIGSVDLDDNYSVSVVTASSITLSNASTDNPDWDKIPTLFGGSTQGLNDGAIYLELVANKWVGWFDIFKDDATHLNLNIYFPGGLWNQDSKGKTNWAWVKIQVQYQIINDDGDPVSPIYTYEYYSDHVTKRYGFGISLNIELPTQGNVRFRAAKVDQHNGNNPTTDCKVKDVYLSSAYNKDKYSNVTIVRSRTVATDGALSLKERILNCLVTRKLKVDGTGELVATKDAGQALINMGLDQYIGRRSATEIDIDQIKSEVQAVRDYFGSPVATEFSYTFDDENLSFEEQAGMIASACFCEAMRFGNKLRLKFEKPQDNSVLLFNHRNKLMGSETRTFKFGIDKDYDGVELEYTSPSDDKRVTYSIPTGITLTNPLKIQSTGIRNEAVAKTRAWREWNKLKHQNVNCEFTALNESDLLIRNDRILVADNTSLETQDGEVVAIDGLILTGSQDVDFVSGETYYCHLQMQNATVDIVECTAGEMTNQIILTRPPIQALVVDPDRYVKTLYTVIKGADSSKSIFMLSEMTPNDQMTNKLTCINYDDRYYQNDHDFI; this comes from the coding sequence ATGAAAAGAGTAATTATTTGCCCTGATCCATATAACCAAAGCACATGGTCTACTGCTGATGTTGATGATGTAAGTGCATATCTAAAACAGCAATTTACTGTTTTCCCACAGAATACAAAGATTTATCACAATAGTGTTGCAGAAGAAAACGATATCACACCTTTAAGCGCGGAAGGTATTAAGCACTTGCAGTCACTGGAAGGCACTTTTTATGTTGTGATCTATCCAAGTTGGATTTGGTATGTGTATTACGCCATTGTAGCCATCATGGCGGCATATAGTATCTATAGCATCCTCACTATGCCGAAGCCTGAATCTGGCCAACCTGGTTCAGCTAACAATGAACTATCAGGACGGTCGAATAGATCGCGTGTAAATGGTCGAATCGCAGATATCTTTGGGAATATCCGTGCATATCCTGATTTGATTGCTGTTGTATATAGCTACTACGAAAATGATATTGAGATTGAGGAATGCTTAATGTGCATTGGTCGAGGGTATTATCAAATTCATGATTGCCGAGATGGTGACACCGACGTAAATGGTATTGATGGAGTAAGTGTCAGTATATATGATCCTGACACAAGTATTATCGGTTCGGACACCATATATAAAGTTGGGCAATCATTTACTACATTACCTTTGGATGTGGCTAAATCAGCATCTATTAATGGACAGACACTCGTAAATCCAAACGATGTCGTTGTGGACGGAACCCATATTTACTTTACGACTGGCGGTGTAATTCGTAGTTCTGAAAGTTCAACAGACTTCAGGAACATTTTTGCTGTAGGTGATGGAATAGCAATTTCAGGTGCACAGTTTGGTGTTGATAATGCAGTTTTGTCTGGTCCTTGCTCAGTATCGAGTGATTTTAAAGTCAGTATAGATACAGATGTTGATGTTGCGGCATATGCAGACTTTAAAGGCTTATTATTGAATGGCGCGAATGTTGATATTGCTGGCATCAATTATGATTTGTCTGGGCAATACATTGTGTCATCAGTGACCAGAACATTGGTTGGATCCATCTACACATACGTTGTTCAATTAGATTCACCAAAACAAGTGAACTACAACTGGAACTATGTTGATGCAGATTATGATCTAACAGCAGGCATCATCCTAAATAATAACATTGGCAGTGTTGATCTTGATGATAATTACTCTGTAAGTGTCGTTACAGCATCAAGTATCACCCTTTCAAATGCTTCAACGGACAATCCTGATTGGGATAAAATTCCAACTCTTTTTGGTGGTTCAACACAAGGTTTAAATGATGGGGCTATCTACCTAGAACTGGTAGCAAACAAGTGGGTAGGTTGGTTTGATATATTTAAAGATGATGCAACACACTTAAATCTTAATATCTATTTCCCTGGTGGGCTGTGGAACCAAGACAGCAAAGGGAAAACTAACTGGGCATGGGTTAAAATTCAAGTTCAGTATCAAATCATTAATGATGATGGTGACCCTGTATCTCCAATCTACACTTATGAGTACTACAGTGACCATGTGACTAAACGATATGGGTTTGGTATTTCATTAAATATTGAGTTGCCAACACAAGGAAATGTTCGTTTTCGTGCAGCAAAAGTTGATCAGCATAATGGTAACAATCCAACCACGGACTGCAAGGTCAAAGATGTCTATTTATCCTCTGCATACAATAAGGATAAGTACTCAAATGTGACCATAGTAAGAAGTAGAACAGTTGCCACAGATGGTGCTTTGTCGCTAAAAGAGCGAATCTTAAACTGTCTTGTTACTCGAAAACTCAAAGTTGATGGAACAGGTGAGTTAGTCGCTACAAAAGATGCAGGGCAAGCCTTAATCAATATGGGGCTAGACCAATATATTGGACGACGATCTGCGACTGAAATAGACATTGACCAAATCAAATCAGAGGTTCAGGCTGTAAGAGATTACTTTGGATCTCCTGTGGCAACTGAGTTCAGCTACACTTTTGACGATGAGAATCTAAGCTTTGAAGAGCAAGCAGGGATGATTGCTAGTGCCTGTTTCTGCGAAGCCATGCGCTTTGGTAATAAGCTGCGTTTGAAATTTGAGAAGCCTCAAGATAACTCAGTTTTACTATTCAATCACCGAAATAAATTAATGGGTTCTGAGACGCGTACTTTTAAGTTTGGTATTGATAAAGATTATGACGGAGTTGAGCTTGAATACACATCGCCGAGCGATGATAAACGTGTAACTTATTCAATCCCGACAGGCATTACATTAACCAATCCATTGAAGATTCAGAGCACTGGAATCAGAAATGAAGCCGTTGCAAAGACAAGGGCTTGGCGTGAGTGGAATAAGTTGAAGCATCAGAATGTGAACTGTGAATTTACGGCCCTTAATGAGTCGGATTTATTGATTCGTAATGACCGAATTCTTGTGGCTGATAACACTAGTTTAGAAACACAAGATGGTGAAGTGGTTGCTATTGATGGATTGATCTTAACTGGTTCGCAAGATGTGGACTTTGTCTCTGGCGAAACCTATTACTGTCATCTTCAAATGCAGAATGCAACTGTAGACATTGTTGAATGCACAGCAGGGGAAATGACAAACCAGATCATTTTGACTAGGCCGCCAATACAGGCGCTTGTTGTTGATCCTGATCGTTATGTCAAAACACTCTATACAGTGATCAAAGGTGCTGATTCAAGCAAAAGCATATTTATGCTTAGCGAGATGACACCCAATGATCAGATGACTAATAAGCTTACATGTATCAACTATGACGATCGCTACTATCAGAACGATCACGATTTCATTTAG
- a CDS encoding tape measure protein: protein MTQESRLVIVIDSRNAARNARNLSDELNSIERNGDFATRSTDRFSVATRQLAGYMAGLVTIGAAVSKMDAYTNLYNKLKVVTETQEQLNGAMKDTFDIAQRVGAQWESVNDVYSKYVANSKTLNLNQEQLARLTEITTKAVAMSGSTAQAAAGALFQYGQSIDGNILRAQEYNSLVDGAGGLLNAMAKGLNVTRGELRQMMLDGKLTGEVITQALLKAGDSVDQLYAKTDTSIGQTLAQLNNEITKFVGEAGKGSGAAQAIAKSIQYLAFNLETLTNVAMVGGAYWLGTLIPVMYKSVVAMGVKTKTLAMQITVQYAAIQAERAAAAQEVVNAQAKLASLQATRVQLIEELKLELQRKKSQISTQGAINSEIRLGLLRRQQAVINAELAATENALAAAQTRTAAAGAASMGAGRALLGVLGGPVGLGLTVAGVAATYLLMRNNGDEANKMLRAQTNYASMAAEELNKLSGAQLRAAEQELSKELNVQSLKLQKVKNDFEELTEKVLDSNRENKEAYRIWAELKSGTIEVEQAFERLNRLDFISSEQINQLVESKKKVDDQQGAVEKANEQLNLAKSAGANAKQGFSDAGKGASDAAQDIAKFAEKLKDVNKTLTDRLWDNEFKKSLIEKFGATEQKAELLLQTYRKNQEKGFEGVTVQQEKLIDQILNQESAIDKLIDKDKERTKELEKQAKLSQRLIGISGNSGVGTGAHLDVRYGGSRDGQKVSKEHLARLQAGGKALSSYRVSSDYGQRKAPTAGASSFHKGIDFAMPVGTPITTTVAVKDVKTAYDAKGGGYYSTVTFEDGVVLKLLHQAPSMMSKVKGGPSDGTYKSNLHLEKQANEVARNQIQLQMAVADEITRIRQNLADGLKEIDKAGYSDDEARKLKAQYQVQANNDIAIAQQAIRTRLDDYKAFTKTEEQLLRDSFARRQFEALHDLELTKSQRQEAVNLLSQQEQQELALIKLAQEQRLFQIQQSYMHEVDSMRERYRLERLEIEKTKDAAERSRLLNASYRAEDNEYETKRQGAWNTYQGMKANQTGTGAYFQLEQTKNTADSNVSETLKYNLITDEEAKADLLKNEEEFLRARLDLNLSFGGQIAGSYADMFKSMLGEQSAAYKAMFVVEKAAAIARSTIAIQAGIAQASNLQFPMNLAAMATVAAETASIISNIQSATMTFSGKGYATGGYTGDLGRGEVAGVVHGQEYVLNAAATKRVGVDTLNAINSGRSVSGSSTTMSQPKVNVFTLPGTTAKVETRSDGSMDIRIQQLAEQLVTAQLSNPNSPISKSLGQNTNAGRRR from the coding sequence ATGACCCAAGAATCCCGTTTAGTCATTGTGATTGACTCAAGAAATGCAGCAAGAAATGCCCGTAATTTAAGTGATGAACTAAATAGTATTGAACGAAATGGAGATTTCGCAACCCGCTCTACAGATAGATTTAGCGTAGCAACACGACAGTTAGCTGGGTATATGGCGGGACTTGTAACTATTGGGGCTGCTGTGTCAAAAATGGACGCATATACCAACTTATACAATAAACTCAAAGTGGTTACTGAGACTCAAGAGCAACTAAATGGAGCGATGAAGGATACGTTCGATATCGCTCAAAGGGTTGGTGCTCAGTGGGAATCTGTTAATGATGTGTACTCTAAGTATGTAGCAAACAGTAAAACGTTAAATTTGAATCAAGAGCAATTAGCAAGATTAACAGAAATTACCACCAAAGCCGTGGCTATGAGTGGATCTACAGCTCAGGCAGCCGCAGGGGCTTTGTTTCAATACGGCCAGTCAATCGATGGGAATATTCTCAGGGCTCAAGAATATAATAGCCTAGTCGATGGCGCAGGTGGGCTTTTAAATGCTATGGCAAAGGGCTTGAATGTAACACGCGGCGAATTGCGTCAAATGATGTTGGATGGAAAATTAACAGGCGAAGTTATTACGCAGGCTTTGCTGAAGGCTGGAGACAGTGTTGATCAACTTTATGCAAAAACGGATACATCCATCGGTCAAACGCTTGCCCAACTTAACAATGAAATTACTAAGTTTGTTGGTGAGGCGGGGAAAGGTAGTGGTGCAGCTCAAGCAATAGCTAAGTCCATTCAGTACTTAGCTTTTAATCTCGAAACCTTAACCAATGTTGCAATGGTTGGGGGTGCCTACTGGTTAGGTACTCTTATCCCAGTTATGTATAAGTCTGTCGTTGCAATGGGAGTTAAAACCAAAACTTTAGCAATGCAAATTACCGTGCAGTATGCAGCTATTCAAGCCGAACGAGCAGCTGCGGCACAAGAAGTTGTAAATGCTCAAGCTAAGTTAGCAAGTTTACAAGCAACCAGAGTTCAATTAATTGAAGAGTTAAAACTGGAGCTTCAGCGAAAGAAAAGTCAAATTTCAACTCAAGGAGCAATCAACTCTGAAATCCGCTTGGGATTGTTACGTCGCCAACAAGCTGTAATCAATGCTGAATTAGCCGCAACAGAAAATGCTTTAGCTGCAGCTCAGACTCGCACAGCTGCCGCAGGAGCTGCATCAATGGGTGCGGGAAGGGCATTATTAGGGGTATTGGGTGGACCAGTAGGATTAGGCCTTACAGTAGCTGGAGTTGCGGCAACTTATCTATTGATGCGCAATAATGGTGATGAAGCAAACAAAATGCTTAGAGCCCAAACTAACTATGCCAGTATGGCCGCTGAAGAATTAAATAAACTTAGTGGTGCTCAACTAAGAGCTGCTGAACAGGAACTATCTAAAGAGTTAAATGTTCAATCCTTGAAACTTCAGAAGGTTAAAAATGATTTTGAAGAATTAACTGAAAAAGTTTTAGACAGTAATAGAGAGAATAAGGAGGCATATAGAATCTGGGCTGAACTGAAATCAGGCACAATTGAAGTTGAACAAGCGTTTGAACGTTTAAATCGACTTGACTTCATAAGTAGCGAACAGATCAATCAATTGGTGGAGAGTAAGAAAAAAGTCGATGACCAGCAAGGTGCTGTCGAAAAGGCAAATGAACAGCTTAATTTAGCTAAATCAGCTGGAGCAAACGCAAAACAGGGTTTTAGTGATGCAGGCAAAGGTGCTAGTGATGCAGCACAAGATATTGCTAAATTTGCCGAAAAACTAAAGGATGTAAATAAAACGCTTACAGACCGCTTATGGGACAATGAGTTTAAAAAATCTTTAATTGAAAAATTTGGTGCTACAGAACAAAAAGCTGAATTGTTATTACAAACTTATCGCAAGAATCAGGAAAAAGGTTTTGAAGGTGTAACGGTTCAACAAGAGAAATTGATTGATCAAATTCTCAATCAGGAAAGTGCAATTGATAAGTTAATCGATAAAGATAAAGAGAGAACCAAGGAGCTTGAAAAACAAGCTAAGTTATCTCAGCGTTTAATTGGTATTTCTGGAAATTCTGGAGTTGGTACAGGCGCACATTTAGATGTGCGTTATGGTGGTTCACGAGATGGCCAAAAGGTTTCTAAGGAGCACTTAGCAAGATTACAAGCTGGAGGTAAAGCATTATCTTCCTACAGAGTCAGTTCTGATTATGGACAACGAAAAGCCCCTACAGCAGGGGCTTCTTCTTTTCATAAGGGGATTGATTTTGCAATGCCTGTGGGTACTCCAATCACGACTACAGTCGCAGTTAAGGATGTAAAAACTGCTTATGATGCTAAAGGTGGTGGTTACTATAGTACTGTGACTTTTGAAGATGGTGTCGTCTTGAAGTTACTTCACCAAGCACCATCGATGATGTCCAAAGTCAAAGGTGGCCCAAGTGATGGAACATATAAATCCAACTTGCATTTGGAGAAACAGGCTAATGAGGTTGCGAGAAATCAAATACAGTTGCAAATGGCTGTTGCGGATGAAATTACTCGTATACGCCAAAACCTAGCTGATGGTTTAAAAGAGATTGATAAAGCCGGATATAGCGATGATGAAGCGAGAAAGTTAAAGGCTCAGTACCAAGTACAAGCCAATAATGATATTGCCATTGCTCAGCAAGCTATACGAACCAGACTCGATGACTATAAGGCTTTCACAAAAACAGAAGAGCAACTGTTACGTGATAGCTTTGCGAGACGACAGTTTGAAGCTTTACATGATCTTGAATTGACGAAGAGCCAAAGACAGGAAGCTGTAAATCTTTTAAGTCAGCAGGAGCAGCAAGAGCTTGCGCTAATTAAACTCGCTCAAGAGCAGCGACTTTTTCAGATACAGCAATCATATATGCATGAAGTTGATTCAATGCGAGAGCGTTATCGCCTAGAGCGTCTAGAGATTGAAAAAACTAAAGATGCTGCTGAAAGAAGCCGATTACTAAATGCATCATATCGAGCTGAAGATAATGAGTATGAAACTAAACGACAAGGAGCGTGGAATACCTATCAGGGCATGAAGGCAAATCAAACTGGAACAGGCGCTTATTTTCAGTTGGAGCAAACAAAGAACACAGCGGATTCAAATGTATCTGAAACTCTTAAATACAATCTCATTACGGATGAAGAGGCTAAAGCCGATTTATTAAAGAATGAAGAAGAGTTTCTAAGGGCTCGACTGGATCTTAATTTATCTTTTGGTGGCCAGATAGCTGGTTCTTATGCGGATATGTTTAAGAGTATGCTGGGAGAGCAATCAGCAGCTTACAAGGCGATGTTTGTTGTGGAGAAGGCGGCAGCAATTGCTCGATCAACTATAGCTATTCAAGCTGGTATAGCTCAAGCATCTAACCTCCAATTCCCGATGAACTTGGCTGCAATGGCTACTGTTGCGGCTGAAACAGCTAGTATCATTAGTAATATTCAATCAGCAACAATGACATTTAGTGGCAAAGGTTATGCCACGGGCGGCTATACAGGTGACTTGGGTCGGGGGGAGGTTGCTGGTGTGGTACATGGCCAGGAATATGTACTAAACGCTGCCGCAACCAAGCGAGTTGGAGTTGATACCTTAAATGCCATTAACTCTGGCAGAAGTGTATCTGGTAGTTCAACAACTATGAGTCAGCCCAAAGTAAATGTATTTACTTTACCTGGTACTACTGCAAAGGTAGAGACAAGATCTGATGGTTCAATGGATATTCGTATTCAGCAACTGGCAGAACAGTTGGTCACAGCACAATTGTCTAACCCTAACAGTCCAATCTCTAAATCCTTAGGACAGAACACCAATGCTGGTCGGAGACGTTGA
- a CDS encoding DUF6714 family protein, with translation MNETLEKIFPLYDLGDSYSLLECDFYDTHYRYFEEIDDNYLTALNMSAKDLILKYNFQWPEFYTNAALKAVSTRIRPQEGIKTWEDVSYEYLYYFGDSCSFLDSKGFKFFLPAAINHFLTTNKNKAFMDSFVFRLETRWDEDNHVFSDDQKQFIKEFLRENT, from the coding sequence ATGAATGAAACCCTTGAAAAAATATTTCCTCTTTATGATCTAGGTGACTCTTACTCATTGTTAGAATGTGATTTTTATGATACACATTATCGATATTTTGAAGAAATAGATGATAACTATTTAACTGCGCTGAATATGTCTGCAAAAGATTTAATTCTAAAATATAACTTTCAATGGCCTGAGTTTTACACAAATGCAGCTTTAAAGGCCGTTTCAACACGCATTAGACCGCAAGAAGGTATTAAAACATGGGAAGACGTCAGTTATGAATATCTATATTACTTTGGTGATTCATGTAGTTTCTTAGATTCGAAAGGTTTTAAATTCTTTTTGCCTGCTGCTATTAATCACTTTCTAACAACAAATAAAAATAAAGCTTTTATGGATAGCTTTGTTTTTAGATTAGAAACACGATGGGACGAAGATAATCATGTTTTTAGTGATGATCAAAAACAGTTTATTAAAGAGTTTTTAAGAGAAAACACTTGA
- a CDS encoding DUF4882 family protein: MKKIILGTLISAVSISNTFAACTYNFDATQAQITTAFAGFQKFPAISGQKTSFTVAATAENSQQMFIAANGNAISGQNNGSNVPQSGIFAYEYKVKVPTILLTNNEQIFMYPNYADAYYSNGKGQIVALYANHLQGSTTPNKVMFAVGSTVDGATGMIELPVTSTSDGYQNIGIYVNQDTKQVGVIFNGVNKGYVSTNPSKIISLAFTNGMAYYGIDSTSPNIGNVYSIELITDSTKLTQTYPTGTKDICGNTI, encoded by the coding sequence GTGAAAAAGATAATATTAGGAACCTTAATCAGTGCCGTTTCTATTTCAAATACATTTGCTGCTTGTACTTATAACTTTGATGCGACACAAGCTCAAATAACAACAGCTTTCGCTGGGTTTCAGAAATTCCCCGCTATCTCAGGACAAAAGACATCTTTCACAGTAGCAGCAACTGCGGAAAACTCTCAACAGATGTTTATTGCAGCCAATGGAAATGCAATTTCTGGGCAAAATAATGGCAGTAACGTGCCGCAAAGTGGAATTTTTGCATACGAATATAAGGTTAAAGTTCCTACAATTTTACTGACCAACAATGAACAGATATTTATGTATCCAAACTATGCTGACGCTTATTACAGTAATGGTAAAGGTCAGATAGTAGCTTTGTATGCAAATCATTTACAAGGCAGCACTACCCCTAATAAAGTTATGTTTGCAGTTGGTAGTACTGTTGATGGGGCAACTGGTATGATTGAATTACCTGTAACAAGCACTAGTGATGGTTATCAAAATATTGGAATATATGTAAACCAGGATACTAAGCAAGTTGGTGTGATTTTTAATGGTGTCAATAAAGGATATGTTTCTACTAATCCAAGTAAAATTATAAGCTTAGCTTTTACTAATGGAATGGCTTATTACGGTATAGATTCTACTTCTCCAAATATTGGCAATGTGTATTCTATAGAACTTATTACTGACTCAACTAAACTGACCCAAACCTACCCAACAGGCACCAAAGACATCTGTGGTAATACTATTTAA
- a CDS encoding antA/AntB antirepressor family protein — MAQKPKGEKSMNLPSQPDNLIPVIDGEIGGEVQPCVDARTLHLWLKSGDRFADWIKKRIKTYGFIENEDFACFSVITETQRNDGRKGKAKQLDYLLTLDVAKELSMVENNLQGRMARRYFINCEKVLRKTVFGLMDQFNKASIEFDKFSEIASQAGRTLSLVGKQYKPKAKQKLDDLKIMVQPHLTGLELKQ; from the coding sequence ATGGCTCAAAAGCCAAAAGGAGAAAAAAGTATGAATTTGCCAAGTCAACCAGATAACTTAATTCCTGTCATTGATGGAGAAATAGGAGGGGAAGTGCAACCATGCGTTGATGCTCGTACTTTGCATCTATGGCTTAAAAGCGGTGATCGTTTTGCTGATTGGATTAAGAAGCGTATTAAAACCTATGGTTTTATTGAAAATGAGGACTTTGCTTGCTTTTCGGTAATTACCGAAACCCAAAGAAATGACGGAAGAAAAGGAAAAGCTAAGCAACTAGATTATCTTCTTACTCTAGATGTAGCTAAAGAACTTTCAATGGTTGAGAATAACTTGCAGGGTCGTATGGCTCGCCGTTATTTCATTAACTGTGAAAAAGTACTTCGTAAAACAGTTTTTGGCTTAATGGATCAATTCAATAAAGCATCTATTGAATTTGATAAGTTCAGTGAAATTGCTTCCCAAGCGGGACGAACGCTTTCGCTTGTTGGCAAACAGTACAAACCGAAAGCCAAACAAAAATTAGATGATCTGAAAATTATGGTTCAACCACATTTAACAGGTTTGGAACTAAAACAATGA
- a CDS encoding Arc family DNA-binding protein, producing the protein MARNDQQVNVRMPHEIVDQLKEYAVKYRRSLTSQLNVIVEEWLKSQKEKKV; encoded by the coding sequence ATGGCAAGAAATGATCAACAGGTAAATGTTCGAATGCCACATGAAATAGTCGATCAACTTAAAGAGTACGCAGTTAAGTATCGCAGATCTTTAACAAGTCAGTTGAATGTAATAGTTGAGGAATGGCTCAAAAGCCAAAAGGAGAAAAAAGTATGA
- a CDS encoding Arc family DNA-binding protein — protein MADIQFNLRIPAELKEHIAEAAKENNRSLNAEAQSRLEESFIDAIPADGLPKLIAAYFMGMYSRYSSEKDNLLNLFKKDPENQELKREIEKYDFLISELKSNAERLFPDAFKKAP, from the coding sequence ATGGCCGATATACAATTCAACCTCCGCATACCTGCAGAACTAAAAGAACATATCGCAGAGGCAGCAAAAGAAAATAATCGTTCCCTAAATGCTGAAGCCCAGTCACGCCTTGAAGAGAGTTTTATTGATGCAATTCCAGCTGATGGATTACCTAAATTAATCGCAGCATATTTCATGGGTATGTATTCACGATACTCATCTGAAAAAGATAATCTATTGAATTTATTTAAAAAAGATCCAGAAAATCAAGAATTAAAGCGAGAAATTGAGAAATATGATTTTTTAATTAGTGAATTAAAATCTAACGCTGAAAGATTATTTCCTGATGCATTTAAAAAAGCACCATAA
- a CDS encoding surface-adhesin E family protein — MKSILFVLGAIFSGLSHGADWKFAAIGGENDRAIYVDNSQYAYDKKNNTIKAWFKTDSYKELEGNDIYTKSKDYYQFSCLDNKLRLLAFVNYGKDGNVISSAQREEKDAKYDLIIPDTTGENMWRVACLTKGKGFRFPKWQIGERLSKAEMEKILPKGYQNKSNLEESNELMRNLSAQ; from the coding sequence ATGAAAAGTATTTTATTTGTTTTAGGGGCAATTTTTTCAGGATTGAGTCATGGCGCAGATTGGAAATTTGCAGCCATTGGGGGAGAAAATGATAGGGCGATTTACGTTGATAACAGCCAATATGCGTATGACAAAAAAAATAACACCATAAAGGCTTGGTTCAAGACAGATAGCTATAAAGAGCTTGAAGGAAATGATATATATACAAAATCAAAAGATTATTACCAATTCTCATGTCTTGATAACAAGTTAAGACTTTTGGCATTCGTGAACTATGGAAAAGATGGCAATGTTATTTCATCTGCACAAAGAGAAGAAAAGGATGCTAAATATGATTTGATTATTCCCGACACGACAGGGGAAAATATGTGGAGGGTTGCATGTTTAACGAAAGGTAAAGGATTTAGATTTCCTAAATGGCAGATAGGGGAAAGATTATCAAAAGCTGAAATGGAGAAGATACTTCCAAAAGGATATCAAAACAAATCAAATTTAGAAGAAAGTAACGAGTTGATGAGGAACCTAAGTGCTCAATAG